Proteins co-encoded in one Kutzneria chonburiensis genomic window:
- a CDS encoding L-dopachrome tautomerase-related protein yields the protein MDRRSFLGTAAATLAAVPLVGLTGPALVADATGTTRTTAATLAATDVPAGQYTVVHRFWNAMPTGITVSRHGRIFACYPRLGDNVPFTVAEIRDGQEIAYPDADVNRQNPDDLAGYFQSVQSVVVDPADRLWILDTGSPLFAGSSYGGPKLIAVDLRTNRIVRKILFPSDVVPADSYVNDVRFDLRRGKAGMAFITDAGGPLGIIVVDLATGRSWRRLAGDPSVVPDPSFAPVLDGVAIPNEFGSDGIALGADGRRLYYSPLSSRRLASASLDAPANPNATDAEVAATVKNLGFKPMADGLEADDKGRLYGGDEEHNTIWRRNPDGSYQTIAQGPDLVWIDTLSVAPDRHLYAIVNQFDRQALFRGTDLRRKPYLLIRLPIDAGPVRLG from the coding sequence ATGGACAGACGTTCCTTCCTCGGCACGGCCGCCGCGACACTGGCGGCGGTGCCGCTGGTTGGCCTGACCGGACCGGCCCTCGTCGCCGACGCCACCGGAACCACCCGTACCACCGCGGCCACTCTCGCGGCGACCGACGTGCCGGCCGGGCAGTACACCGTCGTGCACCGCTTCTGGAACGCGATGCCGACGGGCATCACCGTCTCCCGGCACGGCCGCATCTTCGCCTGCTACCCCCGCCTTGGCGACAACGTCCCCTTCACCGTCGCCGAAATCCGCGACGGGCAAGAGATCGCCTACCCCGACGCGGACGTGAACCGGCAGAACCCCGACGATCTGGCCGGGTACTTCCAGTCCGTACAGAGCGTCGTCGTGGACCCGGCCGACCGGCTGTGGATCCTGGACACCGGCAGCCCGCTGTTCGCCGGATCCTCCTACGGTGGCCCCAAACTGATCGCGGTCGACCTGCGCACCAACCGGATCGTGCGGAAGATCCTCTTTCCGTCCGATGTCGTGCCCGCCGACAGCTACGTCAACGACGTGCGCTTCGACCTGCGGCGCGGCAAGGCGGGCATGGCGTTCATCACCGACGCGGGTGGCCCGCTGGGCATCATCGTCGTCGACCTCGCCACTGGCCGGTCCTGGCGCCGGCTGGCCGGGGATCCCTCGGTGGTTCCGGACCCGAGCTTCGCTCCGGTTCTCGACGGCGTGGCCATTCCCAACGAGTTCGGCTCCGACGGCATCGCACTCGGCGCTGACGGCAGGCGCCTGTACTACTCTCCGCTGTCCAGCCGTCGCCTGGCCAGTGCGTCGCTGGACGCCCCGGCCAACCCGAATGCCACCGACGCCGAGGTGGCGGCGACGGTCAAAAACCTCGGGTTCAAGCCCATGGCGGACGGTTTGGAGGCCGATGACAAGGGCAGGCTCTACGGTGGCGACGAGGAGCACAACACCATCTGGCGCCGCAACCCGGACGGCAGCTACCAGACCATCGCCCAGGGCCCGGATCTCGTCTGGATCGACACCCTCTCCGTCGCCCCCGACCGGCACCTCTACGCCATAGTCAACCAGTTCGACCGGCAGGCCCTGTTCCGTGGCACGGACCTCCGCCGCAAGCCCTACCTCCTAATCCGCCTCCCGATCGACGCCGGACCGGTCCGGCTTGGCTGA
- a CDS encoding integrase core domain-containing protein: MALRLLYLIFLRLVGLLVLLGRSSASKDVELLVLRHEVAVLRRGNPKQRLDWADRAVFAALARWLPTGLRLHRLVTPGTILRWHRRLVAAKWTYPHRGGRPPVDDAITGLIEQMATENHNWGYKRIQGELLKLGHQVSASTIRRILKRARIPPAPHRHTDATWRQFLRTQASTMLACDFFHVDCALTLQRIYVFFVLEVGSRYVHVLGTTTNPDGRWTTQQVRNLVIDLGDRVEEFRFLVRDRAGQFTASFDAVLADVGITTVKIPPRCPRANCYAERFVLTVRSELTDRMLILSQRHLHAVLAEYVQHYNGRRPHRSRELCPPRPTYPVANLGSQRVRRQRLLGGLINEYERVA; the protein is encoded by the coding sequence ATGGCGCTGCGTCTGCTCTACCTGATCTTCCTCCGACTGGTGGGCCTGCTGGTGTTGCTCGGTCGCTCGTCAGCGTCGAAGGACGTCGAGTTGCTGGTGCTTCGCCATGAGGTCGCCGTGCTGCGCAGAGGCAACCCGAAACAGCGCCTGGACTGGGCCGACCGCGCTGTGTTCGCCGCGTTAGCCCGCTGGCTCCCGACGGGGCTGCGGCTGCACCGGCTGGTCACCCCGGGCACGATCTTGCGCTGGCATCGGCGCCTGGTAGCCGCGAAGTGGACCTACCCACACCGAGGCGGCCGTCCGCCCGTCGACGACGCGATCACCGGACTGATCGAACAGATGGCAACCGAGAACCACAACTGGGGCTACAAGCGAATTCAAGGCGAGCTGCTCAAGCTCGGACACCAGGTCAGTGCCTCCACCATCCGACGGATCCTGAAGCGGGCGCGCATACCTCCCGCGCCGCACAGGCATACCGACGCGACCTGGCGGCAGTTCCTGCGCACGCAGGCCTCGACGATGCTGGCGTGCGACTTCTTTCACGTCGACTGCGCGCTCACTCTCCAACGGATTTACGTGTTCTTTGTGCTAGAAGTCGGCAGCCGCTACGTCCATGTCCTCGGCACGACGACCAATCCGGACGGCAGATGGACCACCCAGCAGGTCCGCAACCTCGTGATAGACCTCGGTGACCGAGTCGAGGAGTTCAGGTTTCTCGTCCGCGACCGGGCAGGCCAGTTCACGGCCTCGTTCGACGCCGTCCTGGCTGACGTCGGCATCACGACGGTGAAGATCCCGCCGCGTTGCCCACGGGCGAACTGCTACGCCGAACGGTTCGTACTCACCGTCAGATCCGAGCTCACCGACCGCATGCTGATCCTGAGCCAGCGGCATCTGCACGCCGTGCTCGCCGAGTACGTCCAGCACTACAACGGTCGACGGCCGCACCGGTCCCGCGAACTTTGCCCACCGCGGCCGACATACCCTGTGGCGAACCTCGGCTCCCAGCGGGTCAGGCGACAGCGGTTGCTTGGAGGCCTGATTAACGAGTACGAACGGGTCGCATAA